Sequence from the Gemmatimonas sp. genome:
CCGTCATGTCGAGCGCCACCCCGTTGCTGCCACGGATCGCGGCGGGCGACGAGCTGGCGGTGCGCGAGTGCGTCGAGCGCTATGGGGCGCTGATCTGGTCGCTGGTACGACGCTGGTCGCCAGACCCGCGTGACGCCGACGATGCGGTGCAGGAGGTGTTCGTCGATCTCTGGCGCAGTGCCGCGCGATATGAACCCACGCGCTCCACGGAGGCGGGTTGGGTGGCGATGGTGACGCGTCGCCGGCTGATCGATCGCTTGCGCCGGCGGCAGCGGGCGGTGGAACTCGAGCCGCTCCCCGACGATTTCGATCTGGCTCACGATGAACAATCCGACGATGCGCGCGACGATCGCGTGGAGCGCGCGCGGGCGGCGTTGCGGGCGTTGCCCGAGGCGCAGCGTACGATCCTGGAGCTGTCGCTGCTGCATGGCCGCACGCACGATGAGATCGCCAAGGCCACGAATACGCCGTTGGGTACGGTGAAGTCGCACATCCGTCGCGGGCTGCAGCGTGCGCGGGCGATGCTACAGCACGCGAACGACCTGCATCAGGCGACGGACGCGACGAACGAGGAGCACGACTCATGACCAGGAAGGAGAACGACGGACCGGATATCGCTACCCGGGACGAGCTGCTGATCGGCGAGCTCACGGCCGCGCTGGCGGCGGAGTCGATGTCGGCGCAGGACGCGCTGCCGCCTGGCGTTGCCGCGCGCGCCATTGCCGCGGGCGAGGTGATCGTACCGCTCAAGCCCACGTTCGCGCCGTACAACACGGTGGTGGTGTTGCCACCGGCCCCTTCGCCGGAGGCCAGCGCGCCGACGGCGACTGCGACCTCTGCGCCCGCGCGCCGATCGTTCGCGGTGTGGGGCGGCTGGTTGGCCGCCGCGGCGATGTTGGCGTTGTGGGCACGCGGGCCCGCTGCGCCGCCTGCCGTCGTCGCGGCGGTGCCTGCCACATCATCGGCTGCTGCGTCGTGGGTGCGCGATTCACTGATTGCGGTGGATTCTGCCATCACCCGAATCGCTTGGGCGCCGACCGCCGATTCCACCGCACTCGGCGCCAGTGGCGACGTGGTGTGGAGCACGCGCGCGCAGCGCGGCGTGATGCGTTTGATCGGGCTCAAGTCGAACGACGCGCGCCGATGGCAGTATCAACTGTGGATCTTCGACAAGACACGAGATCAACGCTATCCGGTAGACGGCGGTGTGTTCGACGTGCCGGCCGGCGCGACCGAAGTGTTCGTGCCGATCAACGCCCGAGTGCCGGTAGGAAGCGCGGTGATGTTCGCGGTGTCGGTCGAAGCGCCCGGCGGCGTGGTGGTGAGCACCCGCGAACGGGTGGCGCTGCTGGCCGCGTTGTAGCGGATTCGTGGTCGGATTGCTTCGGGGAGCTCGAGTGAACGGATAGGCTGCTGGTTCACGCGAAGATCGCGAAGGGCCGCGAAGGAACGCGAAGAAAAGCAACAGCACAATCTTTACTTTTCAGTTGCTGTTCTTCGCGTTCCTTCGCGAACTTCGCGCCCTTCGCGTGAACCAAAAAGCTCATGACCGTCAGCGCCGGCGATAGTCGCCGCGCCCCTGTC
This genomic interval carries:
- a CDS encoding anti-sigma factor; translated protein: MTRKENDGPDIATRDELLIGELTAALAAESMSAQDALPPGVAARAIAAGEVIVPLKPTFAPYNTVVVLPPAPSPEASAPTATATSAPARRSFAVWGGWLAAAAMLALWARGPAAPPAVVAAVPATSSAAASWVRDSLIAVDSAITRIAWAPTADSTALGASGDVVWSTRAQRGVMRLIGLKSNDARRWQYQLWIFDKTRDQRYPVDGGVFDVPAGATEVFVPINARVPVGSAVMFAVSVEAPGGVVVSTRERVALLAAL
- a CDS encoding sigma-70 family RNA polymerase sigma factor, whose amino-acid sequence is MSSATPLLPRIAAGDELAVRECVERYGALIWSLVRRWSPDPRDADDAVQEVFVDLWRSAARYEPTRSTEAGWVAMVTRRRLIDRLRRRQRAVELEPLPDDFDLAHDEQSDDARDDRVERARAALRALPEAQRTILELSLLHGRTHDEIAKATNTPLGTVKSHIRRGLQRARAMLQHANDLHQATDATNEEHDS